TGCTATTGCCACTCCCCTTCGCGCTGGATTTGGCGCTATGAGGATTATGCGCGTCGCGAAAACTTCAATGTGTTCGTGAACTTTTTTCTGCGCAATCTGACAAGGCTTTTGCGCAATCTGGATAAGCAATCGGCGGATCGCGTGGATGTCTTCATCGCGAATTCGACCGTGATTGCAGAGCGTATTCGGCTGTACTACGGACGGGATTCAGAGATTATGTTTCCGCCGATCGACGTGCAGAGATTTTCGATCTCCGCGGACATTGGCGACTACTACTTGATCGTTTCTCGGCTGGTCGGTTATAAGCGCGTCGATCTTGCGATCGAGGCGTGCAAGCTGCTGGGGGAAAAGTTGATCATTGTAGGAGAGGGGCCAGACCGGCCTCGCCTGGAATCTCTTGCTGGCTCCGGTATCAAGTTTGCCGGGCGTCTGCCAGATGAAGAGGTGACGCACCTGCTCTCCCACTGTAAGGCGTTCCTGTTCCCTGGCGAAGAGGACTTCGGTTTGACTCCGCTGGAAGCAGCGGCCTCTGGAAGGCCGTGCATTGCGTATGGTGTGGGTGGCGTTCTGGATACCATCGTCAACGGTGAGACGGGCGTTCTCTTCCCAGAGCCAACGCCGGTCTCCATGGCGGAAGCCCTTGTCCACTCCGAAACGATTGCATGGGATCCGCAAAAGCTGCGCCAGCATGCGGAAAAGTTCGACAGAACGCTCTTCGCGCAGAGACTCGTGCAAAGGCTGACGACGCTGCTGCAACAGCGCGAAGCGAAGATGAATGTCCGCCTCTAACTGCGTTGAAAAGCGGGCGAGATGGATCTATCGGATCATCGTGTCATAGACCGCTTCGACTCTGCGCGTGATGGATGCTTCCGCGAAATTTTCGATCGCGAACTGTTGTCCGCGCAGCGCCATCTGCTCTGCTTTTTCAGGGTCACGTAGCAGCGAGAGAATGGCTTCGGCTAGAGCGATGTGATCTTTTGCAGGGACAAGCAGACCTGTGACTCCATCTTGAACGATCTCTGATGCTCCGCCGCCTCGCGTTGCGACGACTGGCTTCCCTGCCGCCATGCCTTGCGCGATGACCTGCCCCAAGGGTTCGGGAATCACCGAAGCGTGGATGAGCATATGCAAGTGTCCGATGGCTGACGCGACGTCGTGCTGGAAGCCTTTGAATTGAATGACGTCGTTGAGCCCCAGGTCGCGCACGAGGTCACGCAATTTAACTTCAAATTCCTGCTCTCCAAAGAGCGCTGCGCCGATGATAGGAGCTTTGACACCAGGAAATTCTTTCCGGACTAGGGAAATAGCTTCGGCAAAAACTTCCTGGCCCTTCCAGGGACTGATGCGTCCCACGATGCCGATGTTCAGCGTCCCACCGTCGCGCATTGTGTCGCGTAGAGAGGCCTGCTGGCTACCGAGGGCACGAAATCGTTCCACGTCGAAGCCGGAGGAGATGACGCTGAAGGGCTTGCCTGGAGGGAGGAAAAGCGTCTCCAGAGTCGACTGCGAGTTTGCGATGATGTAGTTCGGGAAGATGCGGCACAGACTCCGAAAGACCTTGACGGTTCGCGACGGCAGATAATCGTCCGC
This genomic stretch from Terriglobus saanensis SP1PR4 harbors:
- a CDS encoding glycosyltransferase, whose protein sequence is MNEPVEHGTNTSLPEQLFLPDQQIAFVQDNFVQAGGGERVAEEIARALPTADVYTSVLVEQRLSKYLKTRSIHTSWMQGLPNLKKYYRHYLLLYPLAMRGIKLQKYDLVVSSCYGFAKMLRKRPDALHVCYCHSPSRWIWRYEDYARRENFNVFVNFFLRNLTRLLRNLDKQSADRVDVFIANSTVIAERIRLYYGRDSEIMFPPIDVQRFSISADIGDYYLIVSRLVGYKRVDLAIEACKLLGEKLIIVGEGPDRPRLESLAGSGIKFAGRLPDEEVTHLLSHCKAFLFPGEEDFGLTPLEAAASGRPCIAYGVGGVLDTIVNGETGVLFPEPTPVSMAEALVHSETIAWDPQKLRQHAEKFDRTLFAQRLVQRLTTLLQQREAKMNVRL
- a CDS encoding glycosyltransferase family 4 protein — encoded protein: MPTQNRKQRILYVDQTAALGGGELALLSLIKQLDRTRFEPIVILFQDGPFVEKLQGICEVRVVLLDASVQEFRKDAIGIRSILSFEKLKISLAYVVGLVRTIRRLRPDIIHTNSLKADLLGGLAAKLLRIPLIWHVRDRIADDYLPSRTVKVFRSLCRIFPNYIIANSQSTLETLFLPPGKPFSVISSGFDVERFRALGSQQASLRDTMRDGGTLNIGIVGRISPWKGQEVFAEAISLVRKEFPGVKAPIIGAALFGEQEFEVKLRDLVRDLGLNDVIQFKGFQHDVASAIGHLHMLIHASVIPEPLGQVIAQGMAAGKPVVATRGGGASEIVQDGVTGLLVPAKDHIALAEAILSLLRDPEKAEQMALRGQQFAIENFAEASITRRVEAVYDTMIR